In Candidatus Bathyarchaeota archaeon, one DNA window encodes the following:
- a CDS encoding cysteine hydrolase: protein MINDFVSGALGGERALRIIAPLRELLRRAREVRIPVIYVSDAHLPGIDREFELWPSHALEGSWGAEIIEELRPEAGDYNLKKRRYSAFYATGLDPLLRELGVDTVILTGLVTNICIQHTAADAFFRGYRVVIPRDCVEAPTQDEQEAALRYMERIYGAKLVSSEELVRALT, encoded by the coding sequence ATGATTAATGACTTCGTCTCAGGAGCCCTTGGAGGCGAGAGGGCTTTGAGGATAATAGCCCCCCTGAGGGAGCTCCTGAGGAGGGCTCGGGAGGTTAGGATCCCGGTGATCTATGTCTCTGATGCCCACCTCCCCGGGATCGACAGAGAGTTCGAGCTATGGCCCAGCCATGCCCTGGAGGGATCCTGGGGGGCTGAGATAATCGAGGAGCTGAGGCCAGAGGCCGGAGACTATAACCTTAAGAAGAGGCGTTATAGCGCCTTCTACGCCACAGGCCTAGACCCCCTCCTCAGAGAGCTTGGCGTGGACACGGTCATCCTCACGGGGCTGGTCACGAACATCTGTATCCAGCACACTGCGGCAGACGCCTTCTTCCGCGGATATAGAGTTGTAATCCCTCGCGACTGCGTTGAGGCCCCCACCCAAGACGAGCAGGAGGCAGCCCTAAGATATATGGAGAGAATCTACGGGGCCAAGTTAGTCTCCTCTGAAGAGCTAGTAAGGGCCCTTACATAG
- a CDS encoding PIN domain-containing protein — protein sequence MRRRSLGESLEKYVVDTGVLAEYIVRSSPYRSTVEKLLDDALKNSVELYITPITVSEVIPVTSRLYELARIENPNEEALNFVKWLTVRIEIAEVTPEIALEAGELRKKLRIALSDCYVIVTAIKLHAKALFLKPEKEMLNRVKELRELPLAFLTETKGLESS from the coding sequence TTGAGGAGGAGAAGTTTAGGAGAATCCTTAGAGAAGTATGTGGTTGACACCGGGGTTCTAGCAGAGTATATTGTGAGGAGTTCACCTTATAGGAGCACCGTTGAGAAGCTACTTGACGACGCGCTGAAGAATAGCGTGGAGCTATATATAACACCTATTACGGTCTCAGAAGTCATACCCGTTACATCTAGGCTCTATGAGCTGGCTCGCATTGAGAATCCCAACGAGGAGGCACTGAACTTCGTCAAGTGGCTTACTGTGAGAATTGAGATAGCGGAGGTAACACCGGAAATAGCACTTGAAGCCGGAGAACTCAGGAAAAAGCTCAGAATAGCTCTATCAGACTGCTATGTGATAGTCACCGCAATAAAGCTCCATGCAAAGGCTCTCTTCCTAAAACCGGAGAAGGAGATGCTCAATAGAGTAAAAGAACTGAGAGAACTGCCCTTAGCATTTCTCACGGAGACGAAAGGCTTGGAGAGTTCGTAG
- a CDS encoding 50S ribosomal protein L13, translating to MSESRRVIDAEGLILGRMASIVAKRLLQGERIEIVNAERAVISGRRLMVIENWKSRLRLGGAGKGPIHYRRPNMILRRVVRGMLPYRSAHGREAFKRLRVHLGVPRELENVERESIPEAHVSRLRGRYVTLGEVAEQMGWRR from the coding sequence ATGAGCGAGAGCCGCAGGGTCATCGACGCTGAGGGCCTCATACTGGGGAGGATGGCCAGCATCGTGGCGAAGAGGCTGCTTCAGGGAGAGAGGATAGAGATCGTCAACGCTGAGAGGGCCGTGATCTCTGGGAGGCGTCTGATGGTGATCGAGAATTGGAAGAGCCGTCTTAGGCTTGGGGGGGCTGGGAAGGGGCCGATCCACTACAGGAGGCCTAACATGATCCTGCGGAGGGTCGTCAGGGGCATGCTCCCATATAGGAGTGCTCATGGGAGGGAGGCCTTCAAGAGGCTAAGGGTCCACTTGGGAGTCCCAAGGGAGCTTGAGAACGTTGAGAGGGAGAGCATCCCTGAGGCGCATGTTAGCAGGCTTAGGGGACGCTACGTCACCCTCGGAGAGGTCGCGGAGCAGATGGGGTGGAGGAGATAA